The Neodiprion pinetum isolate iyNeoPine1 chromosome 5, iyNeoPine1.2, whole genome shotgun sequence genome segment AGCGAATTCCGATCAGAAACACGTTGTCGAGTCCCAGAAGCAGATTGAACAACACGATACGCAGGGTAAAAGCAACGCCTGCGAAGGCGATGCACCAGCTCCCTTGCACCGAGAATCAACGGACGACTCGGAGCTGAGTGAAAGCTATGACGAGCTGGGAATGCTGTTCTCGCAACAGATGAAGCAGCAGGCTCGACCCTGTCAACGGAAGTATTGCTTGTTGGGACGACACTTGAAGAGGGGAATTCAACACGACGAACAACAGTGTCAAATCAGGCATCACTGCTGCCGAGGCTATCCTAGCGATCAACGACCTTCGTGTAGCAGCGATAATGTCTGCAAAGACACCTACGATGAGTTGGAACTAATGCAGGCGGCTTCTTACGAGAAAAAACAGCTCAATTCGTCGATGTTCGAGAGGAGGAAACAGTTTTTGGGTCAGCCGTGCCAAAAATGCACTAAAATCCACGACCATCATGCAAATACTAATTGATACTAGACACATCAAAGGTGGAGGCAATGATTTGGTGAACCCGCTGCGCTATTTAATTTGGCATAAGACGTAAGATTGTTCAGAAAGCTATTTTATCACTGGTTTCACATGTTGTAATTAATTGAAAGTAAGAACGTGATAATTAAGTGTACTACACGTATTGTTTAGTTTCATGGAACAAATTGGGTAAGAAATTTTCAGAACTGAGCAGGAAAAATGTTAGAAATGAATCACGTGTACTAGCGGTGTGTAACTTTTatacagaatttttatttcacgtttaCAAGTATATGTGGTTTACTTGACTTCTTTAACCTGAAGAcctgtaaaaacaaaaataattctttgttAATGACATTGCTGAATCGTAATTGTTTTGATACTGACACAAGTGTAGGACTTGAGATTTTCAATAAACTTTAAAtgtaataattgaatttagTTATTTAGATTccataaaagaataaaatcagTTCACACGACAGGATCATTGATGTGAGTAAAATCTACATTTAAGAAAATATGCTCAAAGTGTGCCTAGAACAGAATTAACACggacataatataatattacctAAATTACTTACCAGGCGGTAGCGATTGTTTTAGTTTCTCTGCCTTCTCTTTGTCGGTGATGACAAGAGTGTAGAGAAATCTTGAGCAGCGTACCTTGAATTTGACGTTTTCGGcattcttctttattttaacggctacatgaaaaaaatttatatataagtACCAGCAAATTACTCTGTGATTAGGTAATATGACACGGTATCATTATTCACTACCAGCAAAAGTAGGGCCGATTTGGCACCTATATTCTGACTGCATGGTTATGTATACACACCCATGTAAACAGAGTCTAGAAACTTGatgaaatatcaaattttgtggtatataattaattgtaacTCACACTTGGCATCCTTCCTCCTGGCTTTGAGAAGGAAGTCCTTAATTTCTTTGATTTCACGTGGCtgtaaaagaagagaaaaagatactATAGTAAAATCGATTTTGAGGTTATATCCAAGATACTTGTATCACTGAAATGTATAAAAGTCTTGTTTTCAATTCTGTGGAAACAATCAGAATATTCGAATGCCTTTAGGAAGCATTCCACTCTTGAATCACGATAATTTTAGTCGAGCTTATCAATGAAAACAAATCACTTACCATTTTAAGTTTGGTTATGTGTGACACGACGTGAGTGCCTGAAACAGATGTGGAAATAGAATGAGTATAATAAACGAAGTACCGATATTACACACTTGATAAACCAATTAATTATCAGGCAATGATTTTCTGCACAATTTGACTACCAAGACAGTGGGATTGACTTGATAACGATAGATTCTTTACAACCTGACACCGAGTTTCACTCACCGCGACAGATGTTTGCCGGAAGAAAGAACTGAATCCCGCCGTCAactgtacatacgtatatactagTTTCCTCAAATTATTTACTCAGTTCATTGGACATAATCGAATCATAAAACCACTCGTTCGTCTGGaaacataaaatatattatttatataggAATTGAGTTATTTCTTCAACGTATTTAGTGATACTTACTTAAATTTTGTACCTGTTATTTAGTTGCTACTTGACTGGCGTATTCTCCTGATTTTGGATCAGTGTTTCAGATCCAATACCATTTACCATTTACTACCACGTGAGCTGCGTTTGTAGTTACCGACCGGTCATTTGTTTTTAATCACATTCTGTCAAACTTGTCAAAGCGTGTGGCATGATTTTTTGTGGAAAGGATTTCTAATGCCATTCGTGTAACGTGACGACGTTGAAACACATCTAACGATGGGAAAACCCAAGGAGATGAGTACAGACGAGGAAATCAATATTGGTTTGTACAGAGTCACTTTTGTAACCTTGTTTTTGGATTAGAGGTTATATTTCGGTCACAAGCTCGcaataagaaatttttaatgcgTTAAAATAGGCCCCAGAACTTCAATATATTTAGTTTTTAGAAACTCCTACCTTATTTTTTACTTGATACTTCTCGTATTTTATATTTGCTAAAAATATAATccaactgaaattttttctctaatcaTTTAGATACCAGCGATGTATTGCCTCAGAAGAAGCACAAGAAGCATAAACATAGAAAGCacaagaaacgaaaattggCACAAGAAGATATCGATGAACTAATGAATGCTGCTGCACAAGATGCAGACAGGAAAAAAGCCATCAGGCTCAAAGTGAAAAAGGAGggagaaaaaatgttcatagtgataaatatttcaaacttaatAATATGAACTTTGACAATACCATTTTTTCCCCTTACAGCTAAATATTTGCAAATTAATTGCTGCATggtttcaagaaaaatttattgcaccataccaaaagaaaaaaaaaattgtaaaaagaaaCCATTTTCAACAGCAGAATCCTCCTTTAATATccaaagaatataaaaaaactcTTTGATTCACctatgtaaaaatatgaagtagaggacaatttttatttataaattggTAAATTACAGTTCTGTCGACAAGATCCGAGATAAGACAGTCAAGCCACCAATCGTGGCAGTGCCTGGACCAAGCACTTCAACCTCGCCTAAAGCAGCCTCGAAGAAAAAGGTATCTAAAGGTAACAAGGGAAAAGAAAGTGGCACCAGTAGCGAAGAGGAACGTTGGCTCGATGCCATTGAATCTGGAAAACTTGAGGAAGTCAGTTATTTTCCATAATACAATGTCTCTAACACATaacgatataataataatgattaattCTGTGAACAATTTTCACTCTTCAGGTTGacgatgaattgaaaaaaatcaaacctaAGGATCCAAAATTAATGACAGCTCGGCAGCGAGCTATGTTTGAAAGAAAGACCGACACAGAGCCCAGCTCTAGCGTTGAACAATTGATGTCTCTGCCATCTGGCTACAAAGAAAAAGTAATGACTGCTGAAGCAATTCAGAAAGCTGCTCTTAAATCGCAAAAGAGAAAACAACTGGCCGATGAAAAACGTGAGAAAGACAAGGTAAACTAAATTTTAGTAATGCAACAGATCtggaaatttgattaaaaagtGTATCAGAAACAGGAATTACACTTAAAGCATATATTAGCAGACTGTGTGAAATCAAATAGATAAACTGAGTTGACACTGAATTATTTTGGCAcatatttacagaaaaaaactATGGAAAGATTACTGAAGAAACAAGAATCTAAAGCTTCGAAAATATTGGGAAAGGGAAAGCCTTCAAGAAGACAAGTTCCACTAGTGAGCTATCGTATAACGCTTGAGGGAAGCTCAATCTCTTTACCCCCCGGGGAAGAGTTCCCTTTGCCTTCGACCCGACAGTGAGTAAAATGAATTTCTACATCAAGGATATTGAGCTGTTTGACtagaaaataatcaatttttattttattttacacctGCTATCTATCTGTAATATTATACAACAAACACATACCCCTTTGCTGCCACTGGAAATAATCTATCCGTATCTAATTTGGATTGCTTATTAAGAATTTGACTTTCGTTTCAATCAGGCGTAATCGATGCGATTgcagattattttcattttacctgTAATTGGTCTTGGGTCAGGGTTGAGTTTTTGAGAGTTGGACTGAATCTTGAGGCAAATTCCCTTTACAATAATGCAGTGAAATGTTCATAGCCACACACAATCATACCTGCGAACTATGATAATTCataagttattgtttttttttttttattttagagAACAACCAACGTCGGTTATTCTTTGCGGTGTAAACAGCTGCAAAAATCCGAAGAAATACTCCTGTTCAAAAACGGGAATACCACTCTGCAGTTTAGAATGTTACAAGGCTAATATATCTTCCCACTTACGACTTGTCACCACGTGATGATCAACCATTTAAATTGTTTTCTCATAGTTGCAACTCAGGTACATCAGGTTCTGTTGACAAATAGTGATTAGtgatattattaatatcacGTCATTTAAAGCAATTAGACTCGACGCCAAGTTGACGGTTTGCGCATAAAGGTAAACTGAATAATTATGGCTGTGCTCATACAGGCTGGCGACAGGTCGGAAGAACATGAAGTTGCCAAGAAATGTTGGTGGGCGTGGCATGGAATTTGATATTAGCTCGAATTTTCGTCATCCTGTTACATAAGACGGGAAATCAGACGAACAAAACCGTCGataagataataatatttataacttaagtaaaatgaatattatatttacatgtatgcaaaaaaataagtaaaaacttctttcaacatttttatggTAAATTACAAATTGTGTATATTATCATCCATTGTGAGGTTGTTGTAATAATCAATATTACTaagtaatatatgtatacttttttgcttcttttatacatgtatacgtaataATAGTTTATCTAAACATCACATtggtaaattatttctatacaTTAATCCTATaggtatgttttttttatattattttatagttGTATAActgtttaatattattttcatgtgTATGGTAcaacaatatttacataatgagtttctcaatttttaagtgtaatcaaaaatataaaagtaaaaataatatttctattttaaaagtctaatatatatgtatgatacGAATAACGTATGATATTACAGATCAGTTGTGTTGAcgaaaaattacgattttccttttctattAGCCAATGCAAGAATTATGCTTTGATCTCGAAAAGTTGTTTACTTCTTACCGTAAAGAAATAGAATAACGACGATTATACATAACTATTTGCAGCGAGCACGAACTATTCCGTCGaaagtattaaaaattgaaaaatattattcaaatataaaagTATTAATTGACGGTTTTgcttatatttatttgtagaTGCATTTGTTATGGCATCAAGTACTGATTGGATAATATCTGAAGCAAAGAGATGTCATTATCACGTTATTAGACTGTGTATTTAAAATAAACCGTAATActaaaattttactcaatcTATTGCGTACGAAAAGTACATGCATTACAAAATATTACCCAGGTTATAGAtagcttaattttttttttttttttttttgataaatacaAGTCGTTTACAAgcattgaatataaaataatgaatagCATCACAATATCAGTTACTTGTAAGGGCACACGTAATATCATTTGAGTCCCATTCATGTATTCAGTTTGATCGTGAGTAATTATTCACTATATCGTATCAAAGtacctttgtttttttttccacatatttataataacaataagatTTTATTAAAACTAGTAAAATATGAGTCACTTTACAAATCAAATCaaacttgaacattttttacaaatcttttCTTCAACTGGATTTCTGTAATTCCATATACGCAATGAATAGTTTTTATTCCATTGCATTTCAATCGCTTTAATATCAATCACACCGTAACTCAGTtcgcaaaaattatttttgatagAATATAAGAACAACAAAACACTTGCACTTCTTTCGACACTGGTATAGGATGaacaagaaaaacaatttgaaaaaaaaaaaagtattttcaatttgggAAACCTACAATcccggaaaaaaaaaccccaattataaacaaacttttcaccAGCATATAAAActgcaaatatttttcggatactagtagtttttttttctccaccccGAATACTTAGTTTCTAGTATAcgcagaaaaattgaaaataaaatgatgatgcatcgattaatttttcctCTTATATACAATAGTGTCTATTATCGACTCAACTTTGTGCTGTTTAAAGGTGTGACAGTGTAGTAATGGCGATATATTGTCATGGTAACATTTCAATAGGATtaagaaaatagaataaatttacCATAGATAGTGAAAATGActgcaaaaattaattatgtaTTCATGATGTATAATTgcagagtaaaaaaaaaaataaaaaaattgttgaaaaatttgtgccgttgtgcaaaaaaaagaaaaaattcagcttTCAGAGAGATTCTAATGCAAATATAGATTTGTCATTCATCGAGGATGATTCTATAAGATAaggattttgaaattgaaattcgctTGCAGACTTCTATTATTAACGATATTCGTGGAATGTCACAGCGGTTCGGTACGAATGAAGGTGAAACGGGTGAGCGGCATGTCATGAAAACAAGTTATTAGGTATCGACtacatttacatatatctTGATAaattatctatgctgactgtATTTGTGAAGAATATTATCAATTGGTATAATACAAAggtaaaagagagagagacaaagaGAGCGAGCAcgagaaaaaatgaaggaaaaaccATTACATATTTGATATTTGGAGAAGTTTCGCGAACATTTTTATCTTGTGACGGAATACCTAAACATCCATACGGTCTGTATTATTTTGCTACTACAAGATTGTACCatagtaaataaattttcgttgGACTTGTATTATTTGTACTAGATAAAAGCCATCGACGGAAAGATTATAATTCACGGGTCGAGAAATTTGACACGTATGTCAAGTGttcattataataatgattgaaaaactatatcaatatatataagtttataccgaaaatttttataaacttttttttcttttttctctaatACTTATAATAGCACCGAAATATATTTAACTTGTGCATATGGTCAGTCTTTGTTTGAAGACcaaataattacattaataATTTGATTCCTGGTCGTTCTTTATAATCTTAATTAATGAACTGATTCTTTTAACAGAACCAAAACTACAATGTTTTCAAATGGAAATGacaaatacttttttttcgtaacgGAATTGGTACGAAAATATGaatcgataataaaaaaaaaaaacttctctaACTTTCATCacagtaaaaattaaatcgaaGTAATGTGCAACATGCGAGACGTATTAAAGATATAAGACTATGCCTACATCGAGTAGTGGCGTTCGCACTgtggaaataaataatacgaaattAGAGAATAGGTAATAACATCATGAACTATTTACAATGattgaaggaagaaaaaagaagaaaagaaaaattaggcAATAATATTCACTACCGCTTATTAACAGAAATCAACTAAATTCAACCTTGTCATTATTTCTAGCTATTCGTATAGccctgatgaaaaataaaaataaatatgtcaCTGTAAATGTtttgacgtaaaaaaaaaaatcgaaaaagtaATGAAACTATCAagaggaatatttttttccatacaattGCCTAATTACAGTTCCAATTCCTCAGCAGTACGGGACAATCGGTGATTGTCGATCCGTCGTCGTTGACTACGTCGAACGGCATCGGCTCTGCGATAAGGTTCCGAGCGAAGACCAAGCAGAATGTCTTCCAGTGCTCCATTGTAGACTTCGTCTTGTTGGAGCAATTTCTTTTCTTGAACCAGTCGCGTCTTATTTTTCAGTTCATTTATCACAGCGTCCTGTTGcacaaaataataatgcatACATACTCAGTGACAGCAGTACTTTacatgatgaaaaattctcaCTGGAAAACTTACGATAATTTTAGTATGCAACAGCTGTCGGGTGTGAattaacattatttttgaacCTTTGGAACCTTGACAAGTTTTCTTTACATGAAGGGAATTGCCAGTAGTATACCActgtttacatttttcatcaaaatattgGTTCAAATTAACATGGATTGCCACAACAAAGGAATAGGTACGATGCAACAAAATTGATACGGCGAATGATCcaaaggaaattttttacgtaaaagaaATGATTATATACATAAGTAACAGGATGAATTAACGATACACAGATATATTTCCAATTTGTGTGAAATGATATATACTAACTGTGAAATATGTTTGTacgaaatttcacaaaaaaaaaaaaaaaaaaaacaaaaaagcaaTTTCAAGAAATGAAGATTTTCTCTCTCAAGCAACATCAATGCAATATACATTCGTATCCATAATATCGTACGTAAATATTACATGCCATTATAATATCCATGTGGTTTATATCGTAGCCATTAATATACTAAAATCGAAGATCTTAGTATATTTCTTAGAACTTTAAAGAGAACAGACCAATTGTTGAGAACGCTTTTTGCTCCCCTCTATTTGCAATCGTAATTAATATTCTGATAGTAAGCGTAACGTATAAGTAGTCGAACTAATTGATTCTCGcaactgaaaatttcagtgGAAAGAtttacatgattttttttttcttgcttttaaCGGTAGATAAACGCAGTCGTATGTTATAATACTAATAAGTAATAGAGCTGTCAAACAATTCCATTCTTAATGCAAGTTATTAAggacataaatttttttgatgcATCAATCAAGTCCATAGAAATATATGACAACGACAATAATAATGGTGCACATACGAATGTTTGAAATTAACATAATATGTATGAAACGAGTTTGTAAGCagggtatataataatatttgttgattagggaaaaaaataaataaaatgcaaTGAGTGTGGTATTAAAAGGTGGCGGCAAAGTGATCTTAGGGAGGAAGAGTGAGCAAGGCCAGACTTACATGTTGTGAATCGTTTTCTACTTTGCTACGTTCTGAGCTCCAGTTCATTAAGATGACGGTGTAACAGACTCTTGTTCGAGTTACAGCAAAATTTCGGTGACTTTAAATCCGAATAAATATGTaacaaataagaaaaaaagatgttcatgataaaaaataatgtgtacATGTTAATTGGTCAATAGAAAGTTCTGTCTActtagggaaaaaaaaaaaaaaaccacactTGTAACAATCATCTTCGTTGAGAACAATTATCgttaataacaaaatatcgATGATTGTCGAAAGTTGTGTTTCATGCCAGCTCACAACATGCAACAATCTAGTATATCTTGTAATCTTTCATCAATTACGTAAAGAATCACCTTTGTTCAATCCAACTGTGACTTGCAATATCATTACTTTTACTCAATTTCTTTTAATGACAATTTAGTACCTCATATATCCGTCATGGTAAATATTACGATTCAATGTATTTCAATGtgcgaatgaatgaattttcggGATAATAAGCGGTGATGATGACGATGTGTATGATCTCACAATAAATATAGCAATAATTTAGATTTATACATCATTAATTAGTCTTTAATATGATCAGCCCGAGGAAGCATGTTTGTGAAAGGCTTGCAATTGATATGCACGTTACAtagaatgataaaattttatgtgTTGTATCAAAAGGAATGATTAAAAACCTGCCTTGGCTTGGGTatgatttaatattattacatgCAGCACGATATTAATACGTACGTAAGAGAAATGTTAGTAACAGTAGATCGCAAGACCAAAGCATTGATGCTGAGAGGAAATATAGACTGCTTTAGTTAAGTCCAAAAGCTTTTGCAAAGAGCGTTGTCTCTCAGTGAGAGAAGATATACACGGGTCAGATAATATATGAATACACCGTATGATGAATTCAgcgtttttttcacatttataattttgttatttgaaGCGGAACATACCTGCTGTTTCTTTTGATTCAACTTGTTTCTCTTAAAAACTTCTTCAGACGTATTCAAGGCTTCTGCCGCAGCAGCCTCCAACCTTCGACGCTGTTCGTTTTCTTGATCCGCAGCCTGTAAACAGTCATTAATTTCCCATGAATTTATCATGGTAACATAAAACTAACGAAAAcatgataataattgttactTACTTTAAATGCTCTCGCGAATCTGACGAGTAGCGAGAAGAACGTGTTGGCATCGGCCTGCCTTGGACTTTCGCCGAAGAATTCTACACACTCGCGAAACGTTTCGCCGGCCGTACGAGCGTCGAGTTTTAATCTGCGCAATTTTTCCTCGGAATTGCTTAGGAAATCTCGCAATACCGTGTTGTGTTTTTCTTTACCACGTAGCTCGTATTCCTTTCTTACCAAGTCCATACTTTTTTCCAACTCGTGTACGTCGGTTGTGATGTTTTCTATGGATACTAAAAGCAGACCAGCCCTTGATTAATAGCAGTTGGGAAATAAACAATTTCATCAAAGGAAAGTTGATCTTTCTTTTATAATTACCCGTGGCAGCCTTGTCGATGTACATTAATTCAGATTCAAAGTTTATCAGTTCGGGGAACTTCAGCCGTATCGTAGCAACGATGTAGTGCAACAGGCACATACGTTTATCCGTTGATTTAGTATCCAATAAAGTGTCTAAGCTTTGAAGTTTGAATCCGTAAGCCGGACCTCGTTTACTACTGttcaaataatttccaaaGGCAAGAATTATTTCCAACACAGCCCTCAACTTTTTCGAACTCTTTACTGAACTTGACGCGGATATTACAGCGTGAATTTGCGGTGTAATTAGATGCAAATTGTCAAAGAAATTTCCGATATAGTTCATTATTGACAATTTCGTTGATATTCTCTCTACTTTTCCAAGTTGCATCAAGAATTTGTCTTCTTCCGTTAGGAGGTTCACATTCTTCTTTTCGCAAATATATTCACGGTATGCCTTTATCTGAAACGTAATTTATTTCGTTAGTCTCTTTGCAATTatcggcgggacttgtgattcgataaaaaaaaaatttttaaataaaaaatatacttgcCTCTTGATCTGTCGGCACCATCCGTTGAAGTAGCTCTACGTTCTCAAGGGAAAGCACTTTTAAATCAAGACTATTTACAGCCGTGATCACTTTGTCGACTGgcatttccatttttcttcgCGATATTGCTgaaagtaaaatataattcacTTGAAGAAATCTAACTCCCATTACTCTCGATTGCTGCGAGAATGatcaactaaaaaaaaattagcaacaCTGGCACAATGAGCGCTTACCAATATTACGCAATCTCGTGTGTTCGAGCAACGATACATTTTCAGGTTTCTTGAATCTCTTGCTCGATTGACTTTGTAGACCGTCGATTTCGCTGTTGCCATTCGAAACCGGTCCACCCATGCCGATTTTAAATCTTTCTTCAAAATCAGAGAAGTCTATACAGTTGTGGAGCCGATCGTCGTCCAACTCGTTGAAAATAGTACCTCTA includes the following:
- the RpL38 gene encoding large ribosomal subunit protein eL38, coding for MPREIKEIKDFLLKARRKDAKSVKIKKNAENVKFKVRCSRFLYTLVITDKEKAEKLKQSLPPGLQVKEVK
- the LOC124218901 gene encoding INO80 complex subunit B; the protein is MGKPKEMSTDEEINIDTSDVLPQKKHKKHKHRKHKKRKLAQEDIDELMNAAAQDADRKKAIRLKVKKEGEKISVDKIRDKTVKPPIVAVPGPSTSTSPKAASKKKVSKGNKGKESGTSSEEERWLDAIESGKLEEVDDELKKIKPKDPKLMTARQRAMFERKTDTEPSSSVEQLMSLPSGYKEKVMTAEAIQKAALKSQKRKQLADEKREKDKKKTMERLLKKQESKASKILGKGKPSRRQVPLVSYRITLEGSSISLPPGEEFPLPSTRQEQPTSVILCGVNSCKNPKKYSCSKTGIPLCSLECYKANISSHLRLVTT